The Cydia pomonella isolate Wapato2018A chromosome 17, ilCydPomo1, whole genome shotgun sequence genome includes a window with the following:
- the LOC133527280 gene encoding tropomyosin-1, isoforms 9A/A/B isoform X29: MTTNMQQGTILDVLKKKMRQTKEEMEKYKDECEEYHKRLQVEIMRREEAESEVAALNRRIQLLEEDLERSEERLATATAKLAEASQAADESERIRKALENRTNMEDDRVAILEAQLAQAKLIAEESDKKYEEVARKLVMMEQDLERAEERADQSDSKIVELEEELRVVGNNLKSLEVSEEKATQREETFEGQVKLLDAQLREAEARAEFAERSVQKLQKEVDRLEDDLVAEREKSKLLQEEMEATLHDIQNM; this comes from the exons ATGACGACAAACATGCAGCAAGGAACGATTCTGGACGTTTTGAAGAAGAAAATGCGCCAGACTAAAGAGGAAATGGAGAAATATAAGGATGAGTGCGAGGAATATCACAAACGGTTACAAGTGGAAATAATGCGGAGAGAAGAA GCTGAGTCTGAGGTTGCCGCCCTCAACCGACGCATCCAACTGCTGGAGGAGGACCTCGAGAGGTCCGAGGAGCGTCTCGCCACCGCCACCGCCAAGCTCGCGGAGGCCAGCCAGGCCGCCGATGAGTCCGAACG AATACGCAAGGCGCTGGAGAACCGAACCAACATGGAGGATGACCGCGTGGCCATCTTGGAAGCCCAGTTGGCGCAGGCGAAGCTCATCGCCGAGGAGTCGGACAAAAAATACGAAGAG GTGGCGCGCAAGCTCGTTATGATGGAGCAGGACCTCGAACGCGCCGAGGAGCGGGCCGACCAGAGCGATAG CAAAATCGTCGAGCTTGAGGAGGAGCTCCGTGTCGTCGGTAACAACCTGAAGTCCCTGGAGGTCTCCGaggaaaag GCTACGCAAAGAGAAGAGACGTTCGAGGGGCAGGTGAAACTTCTGGACGCACAACTGAGAGAG GCTGAAGCCCGCGCTGAATTCGCTGAGCGCTCCGTGCAGAAACTCCAAAAGGAGGTCGACAGGCTCGAAG ACGACCTGGTTGCCGAGCGCGAAAAGAGCAAACTCCTGCAGGAGGAGATGGAGGCCACGCTCCACGACATCCAGAACATGTGA
- the LOC133527280 gene encoding tropomyosin-1, isoforms 9A/A/B isoform X17, which translates to MTTNMQQGTILDVLKKKMRQTKEEMEKYKDECEEYHKRLQVEIMRREEAESEVAALNRRIQLLEEDLERSEERLATATAKLAEASQAADESERARKVLENKSLTDEERMDALENQLKEARFLAEEADKKYDEVARKLAMVEADLERAEERAEAGESKIVELEEELRVVGNNLKSLEVSEEKANQREEEYKNQIKTLTTRLKEAEARAEFAERSVQKLQKEVDRLEDEVINESERVNDMGLDLDDSFVEIIPGVDPSERQMIAIRAERARLAELARIEAERIAEAKRKEEERLAELARQEAAKRAAEEAAAAASAAAEEDRIRLMEEARIAAELADVELQARLAAERQRKAEEEAFQAAALSQEGIFEREGSVSHLTQTTEEDLEAAKAAAEAAALAAANAPPPEPAAAPAEGAAPAEGAPPAEGAPAAPPADAAPAAEAAPPS; encoded by the exons ATGACGACAAACATGCAGCAAGGAACGATTCTGGACGTTTTGAAGAAGAAAATGCGCCAGACTAAAGAGGAAATGGAGAAATATAAGGATGAGTGCGAGGAATATCACAAACGGTTACAAGTGGAAATAATGCGGAGAGAAGAA GCTGAGTCTGAGGTTGCCGCCCTCAACCGACGCATCCAACTGCTGGAGGAGGACCTCGAGAGGTCCGAGGAGCGTCTCGCCACCGCCACCGCCAAGCTCGCGGAGGCCAGCCAGGCCGCCGATGAGTCCGAACG CGCCCGCAAGGTCCTCGAGAACAAGTCCCTGACTGATGAGGAGCGTATGGATGCCCTGGAAAACCAGCTGAAGGAAGCCAGGTTCCTTGCTGAGGAGGCCGACAAGAAATACGATGAG GTGGCCCGTAAGCTGGCCATGGTAGAGGCTGACTTGGAGCGTGCCGAGGAGCGCGCTGAGGCCGGCGAATC CAAAATCGTCGAGCTTGAGGAGGAGCTCCGTGTCGTCGGTAACAACCTGAAGTCCCTGGAGGTCTCCGaggaaaag GCCAACCAACGCGAGGAGGAGTACAAAAATCAGATCAAAACCCTCACCACCCGCCTAAAGGAG GCTGAAGCCCGCGCTGAATTCGCTGAGCGCTCCGTGCAGAAACTCCAAAAGGAGGTCGACAGGCTCGAAG ATGAGGTGATCAACGAGAGCGAGCGCGTCAACGACATGGGGCTCGACCTCGACGACTCCTTCGTGGAGATCATCCCGGGCGTCGACCCCTCCGAGCGCCAGATGATCGCCATCCGCGCCGAGCGCGCGCGCCTCGCCGAGCTCGCGCGCATCGAGGCCGAGCGCATCGCCGAGGCCAAGCGCAAGGAGGAGGAGCGCCTCGCCGAGCTCGCGCGCCAGGAGGCCGCCAAGCGCGCCGCCGAGGAGGCCGCCGCGGCCGCATCTGCCGCCGCCGAGGAGGACCGCATCCGCCTCATGGAGGAGGCCAGGATAGCCGCGGAGCTCGCCGATGTCGAGCTCCAGGCCCGGCTGGCCGCGGAGCGCCAACGCAAAGCGGAGGAGGAAGCTTTCCAGGCGGCCGCGCTGTCGCAGGAGGGAATTTTCGAGCGGGAGGGCTCCGTGTCCCATCTCACGCAGACGACGGAGGAGGATCTCGAGGCCGCTAAGGCCGCGGCGGAGGCGGCCGCCCTGGCTGCCGCCAACGCGCCGCCCCCGgagcccgccgccgcgccggccgAGGGCGCCGCCCCGGCGGAGGGCGCCCCGCCCGCCGAGGGCGCCCCCGCCGCGCCTCCAGCTGACGCGGCCCCCGCCGCCGAAGCCGCGCCGCCATCATAA
- the LOC133527280 gene encoding tropomyosin-1, isoforms 9A/A/B isoform X30, with the protein MTTNMQQGTILDVLKKKMRQTKEEMEKYKDECEEYHKRLQVEIMRREEAESEVAALNRRIQLLEEDLERSEERLATATAKLAEASQAADESERARKVLENKSLTDEERMDALENQLKEARFLAEEADKKYDEVARKLAMVEADLERAEERAEAGESKIVELEEELRVVGNNLKSLEVSEEKANQREEEYKNQIKTLTTRLKEAEARAEFAERSVQKLQKEVDRLEDELVAEKEKYKDIGDDLDTAFVELILKE; encoded by the exons ATGACGACAAACATGCAGCAAGGAACGATTCTGGACGTTTTGAAGAAGAAAATGCGCCAGACTAAAGAGGAAATGGAGAAATATAAGGATGAGTGCGAGGAATATCACAAACGGTTACAAGTGGAAATAATGCGGAGAGAAGAA GCTGAGTCTGAGGTTGCCGCCCTCAACCGACGCATCCAACTGCTGGAGGAGGACCTCGAGAGGTCCGAGGAGCGTCTCGCCACCGCCACCGCCAAGCTCGCGGAGGCCAGCCAGGCCGCCGATGAGTCCGAACG CGCCCGCAAGGTCCTCGAGAACAAGTCCCTGACTGATGAGGAGCGTATGGATGCCCTGGAAAACCAGCTGAAGGAAGCCAGGTTCCTTGCTGAGGAGGCCGACAAGAAATACGATGAG GTGGCCCGTAAGCTGGCCATGGTAGAGGCTGACTTGGAGCGTGCCGAGGAGCGCGCTGAGGCCGGCGAATC CAAAATCGTCGAGCTTGAGGAGGAGCTCCGTGTCGTCGGTAACAACCTGAAGTCCCTGGAGGTCTCCGaggaaaag GCCAACCAACGCGAGGAGGAGTACAAAAATCAGATCAAAACCCTCACCACCCGCCTAAAGGAG GCTGAAGCCCGCGCTGAATTCGCTGAGCGCTCCGTGCAGAAACTCCAAAAGGAGGTCGACAGGCTCGAAG ACGAGCTCGTCGCCGAAAAGGAGAAATACAAGGACATCGGAGACGACCTGGACACCGCGTTCGTGGAGCTTATCCTCAAGGAATAA
- the LOC133527280 gene encoding tropomyosin-1, isoforms 9A/A/B isoform X18 gives MTTNMQQGTILDVLKKKMRQTKEEMEKYKDECEEYHKRLQVEIMRREEAESEVAALNRRIQLLEEDLERSEERLATATAKLAEASQAADESERIRKALENRTNMEDDRVAILEAQLAQAKLIAEESDKKYEEVARKLVMMEQDLERAEERADQSDSKIVELEEELRVVGNNLKSLEVSEEKANQREEEYKNQIKTLTTRLKEAEARAEFAERSVQKLQKEVDRLEDEVINESERVNDMGLDLDDSFVEIIPGVDPSERQMIAIRAERARLAELARIEAERIAEAKRKEEERLAELARQEAAKRAAEEAAAAASAAAEEDRIRLMEEARIAAELADVELQARLAAERQRKAEEEAFQAAALSQEGIFEREGSVSHLTQTTEEDLEAAKAAAEAAALAAANAPPPEPAAAPAEGAAPAEGAPPAEGAPAAPPADAAPAAEAAPPS, from the exons ATGACGACAAACATGCAGCAAGGAACGATTCTGGACGTTTTGAAGAAGAAAATGCGCCAGACTAAAGAGGAAATGGAGAAATATAAGGATGAGTGCGAGGAATATCACAAACGGTTACAAGTGGAAATAATGCGGAGAGAAGAA GCTGAGTCTGAGGTTGCCGCCCTCAACCGACGCATCCAACTGCTGGAGGAGGACCTCGAGAGGTCCGAGGAGCGTCTCGCCACCGCCACCGCCAAGCTCGCGGAGGCCAGCCAGGCCGCCGATGAGTCCGAACG AATACGCAAGGCGCTGGAGAACCGAACCAACATGGAGGATGACCGCGTGGCCATCTTGGAAGCCCAGTTGGCGCAGGCGAAGCTCATCGCCGAGGAGTCGGACAAAAAATACGAAGAG GTGGCGCGCAAGCTCGTTATGATGGAGCAGGACCTCGAACGCGCCGAGGAGCGGGCCGACCAGAGCGATAG CAAAATCGTCGAGCTTGAGGAGGAGCTCCGTGTCGTCGGTAACAACCTGAAGTCCCTGGAGGTCTCCGaggaaaag GCCAACCAACGCGAGGAGGAGTACAAAAATCAGATCAAAACCCTCACCACCCGCCTAAAGGAG GCTGAAGCCCGCGCTGAATTCGCTGAGCGCTCCGTGCAGAAACTCCAAAAGGAGGTCGACAGGCTCGAAG ATGAGGTGATCAACGAGAGCGAGCGCGTCAACGACATGGGGCTCGACCTCGACGACTCCTTCGTGGAGATCATCCCGGGCGTCGACCCCTCCGAGCGCCAGATGATCGCCATCCGCGCCGAGCGCGCGCGCCTCGCCGAGCTCGCGCGCATCGAGGCCGAGCGCATCGCCGAGGCCAAGCGCAAGGAGGAGGAGCGCCTCGCCGAGCTCGCGCGCCAGGAGGCCGCCAAGCGCGCCGCCGAGGAGGCCGCCGCGGCCGCATCTGCCGCCGCCGAGGAGGACCGCATCCGCCTCATGGAGGAGGCCAGGATAGCCGCGGAGCTCGCCGATGTCGAGCTCCAGGCCCGGCTGGCCGCGGAGCGCCAACGCAAAGCGGAGGAGGAAGCTTTCCAGGCGGCCGCGCTGTCGCAGGAGGGAATTTTCGAGCGGGAGGGCTCCGTGTCCCATCTCACGCAGACGACGGAGGAGGATCTCGAGGCCGCTAAGGCCGCGGCGGAGGCGGCCGCCCTGGCTGCCGCCAACGCGCCGCCCCCGgagcccgccgccgcgccggccgAGGGCGCCGCCCCGGCGGAGGGCGCCCCGCCCGCCGAGGGCGCCCCCGCCGCGCCTCCAGCTGACGCGGCCCCCGCCGCCGAAGCCGCGCCGCCATCATAA
- the LOC133527280 gene encoding tropomyosin-1, isoforms 9A/A/B isoform X28: MTTNMQQGTILDVLKKKMRQTKEEMEKYKDECEEYHKRLQVEIMRREEAESEVAALNRRIQLLEEDLERSEERLATATAKLAEASQAADESERIRKALENRTNMEDDRVAILEAQLAQAKLIAEESDKKYEEVARKLVMMEQDLERAEERADQSDSKIVELEEELRVVGNNLKSLEVSEEKAMASREHVEDKIHGLSAKLSQAEARAEFAERSVQKLQKEVDRLEDDLVAEREKSKLLQEEMEATLHDIQNM; this comes from the exons ATGACGACAAACATGCAGCAAGGAACGATTCTGGACGTTTTGAAGAAGAAAATGCGCCAGACTAAAGAGGAAATGGAGAAATATAAGGATGAGTGCGAGGAATATCACAAACGGTTACAAGTGGAAATAATGCGGAGAGAAGAA GCTGAGTCTGAGGTTGCCGCCCTCAACCGACGCATCCAACTGCTGGAGGAGGACCTCGAGAGGTCCGAGGAGCGTCTCGCCACCGCCACCGCCAAGCTCGCGGAGGCCAGCCAGGCCGCCGATGAGTCCGAACG AATACGCAAGGCGCTGGAGAACCGAACCAACATGGAGGATGACCGCGTGGCCATCTTGGAAGCCCAGTTGGCGCAGGCGAAGCTCATCGCCGAGGAGTCGGACAAAAAATACGAAGAG GTGGCGCGCAAGCTCGTTATGATGGAGCAGGACCTCGAACGCGCCGAGGAGCGGGCCGACCAGAGCGATAG CAAAATCGTCGAGCTTGAGGAGGAGCTCCGTGTCGTCGGTAACAACCTGAAGTCCCTGGAGGTCTCCGaggaaaag GCGATGGCGTCCCGTGAGCACGTGGAGGATAAGATCCACGGCCTCTCCGCCAAACTGTCGCAG GCTGAAGCCCGCGCTGAATTCGCTGAGCGCTCCGTGCAGAAACTCCAAAAGGAGGTCGACAGGCTCGAAG ACGACCTGGTTGCCGAGCGCGAAAAGAGCAAACTCCTGCAGGAGGAGATGGAGGCCACGCTCCACGACATCCAGAACATGTGA
- the LOC133527280 gene encoding tropomyosin-1, isoforms 9A/A/B isoform X27, with protein sequence MTTNMQQGTILDVLKKKMRQTKEEMEKYKDECEEYHKRLQVEIMRREEAESEVAALNRRIQLLEEDLERSEERLATATAKLAEASQAADESERIRKALENRTNMEDDRVAILEAQLAQAKLIAEESDKKYEEVARKLVMMEQDLERAEERADQSDSKIVELEEELRVVGNNLKSLEVSEEKANQREEEYKNQIKTLTTRLKEAEARAEFAERSVQKLQKEVDRLEDEVLEERSKYKAIAEEVDQTFADLSGY encoded by the exons ATGACGACAAACATGCAGCAAGGAACGATTCTGGACGTTTTGAAGAAGAAAATGCGCCAGACTAAAGAGGAAATGGAGAAATATAAGGATGAGTGCGAGGAATATCACAAACGGTTACAAGTGGAAATAATGCGGAGAGAAGAA GCTGAGTCTGAGGTTGCCGCCCTCAACCGACGCATCCAACTGCTGGAGGAGGACCTCGAGAGGTCCGAGGAGCGTCTCGCCACCGCCACCGCCAAGCTCGCGGAGGCCAGCCAGGCCGCCGATGAGTCCGAACG AATACGCAAGGCGCTGGAGAACCGAACCAACATGGAGGATGACCGCGTGGCCATCTTGGAAGCCCAGTTGGCGCAGGCGAAGCTCATCGCCGAGGAGTCGGACAAAAAATACGAAGAG GTGGCGCGCAAGCTCGTTATGATGGAGCAGGACCTCGAACGCGCCGAGGAGCGGGCCGACCAGAGCGATAG CAAAATCGTCGAGCTTGAGGAGGAGCTCCGTGTCGTCGGTAACAACCTGAAGTCCCTGGAGGTCTCCGaggaaaag GCCAACCAACGCGAGGAGGAGTACAAAAATCAGATCAAAACCCTCACCACCCGCCTAAAGGAG GCTGAAGCCCGCGCTGAATTCGCTGAGCGCTCCGTGCAGAAACTCCAAAAGGAGGTCGACAGGCTCGAAG ACGAGGTGTTAGAAGAGCGCAGTAAGTACAAGGCGATCGCCGAGGAGGTGGACCAGACGTTCGCCGACCTGTCCGGCTACTGA
- the LOC133527280 gene encoding tropomyosin-1, isoforms 9A/A/B isoform X31 — MTTNMQQGTILDVLKKKMRQTKEEMEKYKDECEEYHKRLQVEIMRREEAESEVAALNRRIQLLEEDLERSEERLATATAKLAEASQAADESERIRKALENRTNMEDDRVAILEAQLAQAKLIAEESDKKYEEVARKLAMVEADLERAEERAEAGESKIVELEEELRVVGNNLKSLEVSEEKANQREEEYKNQIKTLTTRLKEAEARAEFAERSVQKLQKEVDRLEDEVLEERSKYKAIAEEVDQTFADLSGY; from the exons ATGACGACAAACATGCAGCAAGGAACGATTCTGGACGTTTTGAAGAAGAAAATGCGCCAGACTAAAGAGGAAATGGAGAAATATAAGGATGAGTGCGAGGAATATCACAAACGGTTACAAGTGGAAATAATGCGGAGAGAAGAA GCTGAGTCTGAGGTTGCCGCCCTCAACCGACGCATCCAACTGCTGGAGGAGGACCTCGAGAGGTCCGAGGAGCGTCTCGCCACCGCCACCGCCAAGCTCGCGGAGGCCAGCCAGGCCGCCGATGAGTCCGAACG AATACGCAAGGCGCTGGAGAACCGAACCAACATGGAGGATGACCGCGTGGCCATCTTGGAAGCCCAGTTGGCGCAGGCGAAGCTCATCGCCGAGGAGTCGGACAAAAAATACGAAGAG GTGGCCCGTAAGCTGGCCATGGTAGAGGCTGACTTGGAGCGTGCCGAGGAGCGCGCTGAGGCCGGCGAATC CAAAATCGTCGAGCTTGAGGAGGAGCTCCGTGTCGTCGGTAACAACCTGAAGTCCCTGGAGGTCTCCGaggaaaag GCCAACCAACGCGAGGAGGAGTACAAAAATCAGATCAAAACCCTCACCACCCGCCTAAAGGAG GCTGAAGCCCGCGCTGAATTCGCTGAGCGCTCCGTGCAGAAACTCCAAAAGGAGGTCGACAGGCTCGAAG ACGAGGTGTTAGAAGAGCGCAGTAAGTACAAGGCGATCGCCGAGGAGGTGGACCAGACGTTCGCCGACCTGTCCGGCTACTGA